GGTGATTGATCATGCCGATCGTTTTGGTTTGGCTCAGTTGCACCAGTTACGGGGAAGGGTGGGCCGAGGAGCCGCCGCTTCTTACTGCTTACTTGTGAATGACAGCCGTAATCCCTTAGCCAGACAACGCCTTGAAGTTTTAGTCCGATCCAATGATGGATTTGAGATTGCTGAGATGGACCTTCGCTTTCGAGGTCCTGGTCAGGTCCTTGGTACCCGGCAATCGGGTTTGCCCGATTTGGCACTCGCCAGCCTGGCGGACGATGGCTCTGTTTTGGAGGAAGCCCGTGATGAAGCGGCGAGCATCCTGAAGGAGGATCCCGACCTCAAGTCTTTCGAGCACATTCGTGTGTTGTTGGAACAGCAACGCAAGCGGGCTGCCGCAGCTGTGCAACTCAATTAGCCATTCAACGCATTGACATCGCATCTGGGATGCGTCGTTCCCTAGAAACTGGCAATCTGCTGTCAGCGTTTTCACTGTTGTTTCAGCATGCAGCGTCCATGGCATTCCGTCACGATTGACGATTGCGGGGAATCTTTGCGACCGCTGCGTTCCCTTTTGACCTGCATGGAGCCGCACCCCTATGTGTCCTTAGGTGCTCCTTACGGAAACGGAGCAGACCCCTTTTGTCTTCGCCAAGGAGTGAGGAGCCGTTTGCTCGCTGCTCAAGTTCATCTCCAGGGCCTCTCGACGGAGGCTGGACTTCAACCACTTCGGCTAGGCATTTTCGATGCCTGGCGCCCAGTGACTGTTCAAGCGTTCATGGTGAACCACGCCATTGAGCAGGAGTGTGCTCGCCAAGGCATTGATGCTGATGATTCAGACCAGCTGCATCGCTTGGAAAATATTCGCTCAGAGGTGGCTCGTTTTTGGGCTCCACCCAGTACTGATTTGTTAAAACCGCCGCCCCACAGCACTGGTGCTGCTGTGGATCTCACTCTCATTGATGCACAGGGGAGGCCCTTGGATATGGGGGGGGAGATCGATGCGATTGGACCCGAGTCTCTCCCGCTTCACCATGCTGATGCAGCGGTGGATGATCCTGATGGGCCTGCTGCTTTATTTCATAGCCGTCGATGTTTGCTGCATCGTGTGATGACTCAAGCGGGATTTGTCCGTCACCCGAATGAGTGGTGGCACTTCAGTTTTGGCGATCAGCTTTGGGCTTGGACCGTTCATCAGGATCGTGCCATTTATGGGCGTGATCCAAATGTATTCAGCTTGGAACCTTGAGCATCTCTTGAACGGTGGCATCACCAAGTTTGGTGATGTGTTCGCCAAAGCCACGCCGGCCTCCAGCATCTTTCCAGCTCAGAAGTAAGGGTTCGAGGGTTGTTTCAAGGTCTTCCAGAGGCATTTTCTGTAGGAACGGACGAGCAAGTCGCTGCAAATTGGCGCTGCCCCCAAGCCAGAGCTGATATTGGTTGACTCCGCTTCCGACAAGACCAAGCTCGGCCATGTAAGGACGAGCGCAACCATTCGGACATCCCGTCATACGGACCAAGATGGATTTCTTGATCTCTAAATGATTGAGCTGGGAATTAAGTCTTTCAAGAACATCTGGAAGCACGCGTTCCGATTCGGTAACGGCCAGTCCGCAGGTGGGTAAGGCTGGGCAAGCGAGGGCATGACGGGCAAGAGGATCAACCTCTGCTGGGAGTTCAAAACCTAATTCGGCAAGCTCCCTTTTGATAGATGATTTTTGACTGGAGCCGATGTTGCAAAGCAGTAAATCTTGATTTGGAGTGAGTCGAATTTCTAATTGGTATCTTTCAACAATGGAGCGAATTCCTGCTTTCACAGATCCTTCGAGTCGGCCACACATGAAAGGGAGGCCCACAAACCATAGGCCTGGCTTTTGACGATTCCATCCCAGGTAGTCCATTAATTTAGTAGGTGATTCTTTGATCAAGCTTTTAATATCTCTTTTGAAGTAATCCTTGATCAAGGTTTCGCGAAACCACTGAATTCCACGATTATGAAGCAGGTATTTCATGCGAGCATGCTTTCTAACCTCACGGTCCCCATGGTCTCGCTGTAGGGCCATTATTGATTGCAGGAGGTCGAAAATATTTTCAGCGTCGACATAACCTAAAGGATCAGCGATACGTGCAAAAGTATCGTCTTGGTTATGTGTTCTTCCTAAGCCCCCGCCAACGTAAACATTGCATCCACGCATGGCTCCATTTTTGTTTGTGAATAGAACGAGTCCTATGTCTTGTGTCAGAAGGTCAACTGAGTTGTCTCCAGGAACTGTGACGGCGACTTTAAATTTTCTTGGGAGGTACGTATCGCCATAAATCGGTTCATCCTGGCTTCCGGAAAAGACCCCTTGCTCAAACTGTCGTTCGCGAGCTTGCTTGACAGGTTTCGCAGGTTTAAATCGATAACTAAGGTCACCGTCAACCCACATGTCTAAGTAAGATCCTTCAGCTGCTTTTGGGCTTAGTAAGTCAGCTATTTTGTCAGCAAGTTGTCTGGCAGCCGGGTATCCATTGTTTTCAAAGGGTGCAGCTGGTGCCATCACATTCCTATTGATATCGCCACAGGCAGCTAATGTAGATCCAAGGTTTTTTATGATTGTTCCAATAACTGTTTTAAGGTCTGCTTTCGGAATGCCATGCATTTGAAAGGCTTGGCGTGTTGTGATGCGTAGGGTGCCGTTTCCGTATTGGTTGGAAAGGTCGTCGAGAGCCGCAAAAAGTTGTGCAGGAACTCGTCCTCCTGGATTGCGCAGACGAAGCATCATCTGCCAGCACTTAATCTTGTCGGTTTTTCTTAATTCTCTATGATTCTGTTGATAGCTCCCATGAAACTTCAGTAACTGAACTGCGTCCTCACTAAAGCGAATTTCTTCGTTGTTGAGCTCTGTTAATAAAGGTTCTCTAAGATGACCGCTATAGAGCTTTCGCTTTTCAGCCTTCGACAGAGCTGTGTCAATCGATTCTGTAGGTGTAGAAGGGCCATCAAGCGTCCGATCGAGACCTGCATCTTGCGTCCCTGAGGTCGTCGTCAAACCTTCGTTCACGGATTCAAGGGATAGGTCTTTTGAAACTAGCGAAGCGGCTTCCAATACAGTCAATTCCTACATATCCAAACGGCGTGTCCTCAACATTCCTCCTTGAAATCGGTACCGAGGAACTGCCAGCAGAGTTTGTGCTCTCGGCGCTGAAGCAGCTTGAGCAAATGGTGGTGTCCGATCTGAAGGACCTTCGTTTAAGTCATGGCCAAGTCAGGGTGTCGGGGACGCCTAGACGTCTTGCTGTGGTGGTGGAGTCGTTGATTGAACGACAGCCAGATTTAGAAGAAGAACGCAAGGGACCTCCCGTGAAGCAGGCTCTGGTGGATGGCAAGCCCGGTCCCGCTGCTTTGGGTTTTGCTAAACGATGCGGAGTGGATCCTGCTGAACTCCAATCGCGTGACACTCCAAAGGGGGCTTGTTTGTTCGCCAGGGTTTGCACCCCAGGTGACGCCACCACAACCCTTTTGATTGAGCGCATTCCTGCCTGGATCAATGGGTTGCAAGGCAGGCGATTCATGCGCTGGGGCGATGGTGATCAGCGTTTCAGTCGTCCTGTGCGTTGGCTGGTTTCGCTGTATGGGTCTGAGCTCATTCCAGTGACTCTTTCAGCTGCGAAACCACAGGTTCAAAGCGGTCGTTTGAGTCGATCCCATCGTCTCCGCGACAGCACAGTGGAAATCCAGCATGCAGATGATTATTGCGATGCCTT
The window above is part of the Synechococcus sp. WH 8020 genome. Proteins encoded here:
- a CDS encoding NADPH-dependent assimilatory sulfite reductase hemoprotein subunit, translating into MDTALSKAEKRKLYSGHLREPLLTELNNEEIRFSEDAVQLLKFHGSYQQNHRELRKTDKIKCWQMMLRLRNPGGRVPAQLFAALDDLSNQYGNGTLRITTRQAFQMHGIPKADLKTVIGTIIKNLGSTLAACGDINRNVMAPAAPFENNGYPAARQLADKIADLLSPKAAEGSYLDMWVDGDLSYRFKPAKPVKQARERQFEQGVFSGSQDEPIYGDTYLPRKFKVAVTVPGDNSVDLLTQDIGLVLFTNKNGAMRGCNVYVGGGLGRTHNQDDTFARIADPLGYVDAENIFDLLQSIMALQRDHGDREVRKHARMKYLLHNRGIQWFRETLIKDYFKRDIKSLIKESPTKLMDYLGWNRQKPGLWFVGLPFMCGRLEGSVKAGIRSIVERYQLEIRLTPNQDLLLCNIGSSQKSSIKRELAELGFELPAEVDPLARHALACPALPTCGLAVTESERVLPDVLERLNSQLNHLEIKKSILVRMTGCPNGCARPYMAELGLVGSGVNQYQLWLGGSANLQRLARPFLQKMPLEDLETTLEPLLLSWKDAGGRRGFGEHITKLGDATVQEMLKVPS
- a CDS encoding M15 family metallopeptidase — encoded protein: MQRPWHSVTIDDCGESLRPLRSLLTCMEPHPYVSLGAPYGNGADPFCLRQGVRSRLLAAQVHLQGLSTEAGLQPLRLGIFDAWRPVTVQAFMVNHAIEQECARQGIDADDSDQLHRLENIRSEVARFWAPPSTDLLKPPPHSTGAAVDLTLIDAQGRPLDMGGEIDAIGPESLPLHHADAAVDDPDGPAALFHSRRCLLHRVMTQAGFVRHPNEWWHFSFGDQLWAWTVHQDRAIYGRDPNVFSLEP